In Stenotrophomonas sp. 169, one DNA window encodes the following:
- a CDS encoding YihY family inner membrane protein, with protein MEPLNTLNLWMERVRDRPRAASFGRFLWRRFLDDRLFQAAAALAYTTVFALVPLAIVVFGVLSAFPVFDRWSDQLSDYVFSNFVPSAARAAEGYLRQFSASAGQLTAAGFIALVISLLITLNSVEETFNQIWRVGSTRPKLTRFLVYWTVLTLGAMLAAASLAVSARVFALPLFGTQEGRWLADLSLTLAPVLIEFVCITLVYRVVPHHTVKWRHAVPGAILAAVLLEIVKWGIGAYLGSFQSYQKLYGTVAFVPILLLWIYLCWVAVLLGASLASSMAAFRYQPAEMRLPQGYEFYALLRLLGRFQQARSHGRGLADDDILQHEPMMTDSLLHQLLCDMERIELVTRAENGNWMLARDLDQLTLSDLYESTQLRIPVSEQLLPYRQDSLGKAAMAALDELRLPLREKLKRRVSDIYPPGETR; from the coding sequence ATGGAACCCTTGAATACGCTCAACCTGTGGATGGAACGCGTTCGCGACCGTCCGCGTGCTGCAAGCTTCGGTCGCTTCCTGTGGCGTCGCTTCCTCGATGACCGCCTGTTCCAGGCCGCCGCTGCGCTGGCCTACACGACGGTGTTCGCGCTGGTGCCCTTGGCCATCGTCGTGTTCGGCGTGCTGTCGGCGTTCCCGGTCTTTGACCGCTGGAGCGATCAGCTCAGTGACTATGTGTTTTCCAACTTCGTGCCCAGTGCGGCGCGTGCGGCAGAGGGCTACCTGCGCCAATTCAGCGCCAGTGCCGGACAGCTGACCGCGGCCGGCTTCATCGCGTTGGTCATTTCACTGTTGATCACCCTCAACAGTGTGGAAGAAACCTTCAACCAGATCTGGCGGGTGGGCTCAACGCGGCCGAAGCTGACGCGGTTCCTCGTCTACTGGACCGTGCTGACCCTGGGCGCCATGCTGGCCGCCGCATCGCTGGCGGTCTCGGCGCGGGTGTTCGCACTGCCCCTGTTCGGCACGCAGGAGGGGCGTTGGCTGGCCGATCTGTCGCTGACCCTGGCCCCTGTGTTGATCGAATTCGTCTGTATCACGCTGGTCTACCGGGTCGTGCCGCACCACACGGTCAAATGGCGCCATGCCGTGCCCGGTGCGATCCTCGCGGCGGTGCTGCTGGAAATAGTGAAGTGGGGCATTGGCGCCTATCTCGGCAGTTTCCAGTCCTATCAGAAGCTGTATGGCACCGTGGCCTTCGTGCCCATCCTGTTGTTGTGGATCTACCTGTGCTGGGTCGCCGTGCTGCTGGGTGCGTCGCTGGCCTCGTCGATGGCCGCCTTCCGCTACCAGCCGGCCGAGATGCGCTTGCCGCAGGGTTACGAGTTCTATGCGTTGCTGCGCCTGTTGGGCCGCTTCCAGCAGGCGCGTTCGCACGGGCGCGGGTTGGCCGACGATGACATCCTGCAGCACGAGCCGATGATGACCGACTCGCTGCTGCACCAGCTGTTGTGCGACATGGAGCGCATCGAGCTGGTCACCCGCGCCGAGAACGGAAACTGGATGCTTGCGCGCGACCTTGATCAGTTGACCCTTTCTGATCTGTACGAATCCACCCAGCTGCGTATTCCCGTGTCCGAGCAGCTGCTGCCCTACCGCCAGGACAGCCTGGGCAAGGCGGCGATGGCCGCGTTGGACGAACTGCGACTGCCGCTGCGTGAGAAACTCAAACGCCGCGTCAGCGACATCTATCCCCCCGGAGAGACCCGATGA
- the wrbA gene encoding NAD(P)H:quinone oxidoreductase — protein sequence MGEILVLYYSRGGSVARLARQIARGIGEVAGMSARLRTVPAVAPVTETARPPVPEEGAPYVSIADLVECDGLLLGSPTRFGNMAAPVKYFLDTLGAEWVNGTLAGKPAGVFTSTASMHGGQESTLLSMQLPLLHHGCLIVGIPFTEAALSHTTSGGTPYGASHVAGSNDDPQPSEDEAILARALGRRVADIARRLA from the coding sequence ATGGGCGAGATCCTGGTGCTCTACTACAGCCGAGGCGGTTCGGTGGCACGGCTGGCGCGGCAGATAGCGCGGGGCATCGGCGAGGTCGCCGGCATGAGCGCGCGGCTGCGCACGGTACCGGCCGTGGCACCGGTGACCGAGACCGCGCGCCCGCCGGTGCCCGAAGAGGGCGCCCCTTATGTGAGCATCGCTGACCTCGTCGAATGCGACGGCCTGCTGCTCGGCAGCCCTACCCGCTTCGGCAACATGGCCGCCCCAGTGAAGTACTTCCTGGATACGCTGGGCGCGGAGTGGGTCAACGGGACGTTGGCCGGCAAGCCGGCCGGTGTGTTCACGTCCACAGCATCGATGCACGGGGGGCAGGAATCCACCCTGCTGTCGATGCAGTTGCCGCTGCTGCACCATGGCTGCCTGATCGTCGGCATACCCTTCACCGAGGCGGCACTCAGCCACACCACGTCCGGCGGCACGCCCTACGGTGCAAGCCATGTGGCCGGCAGCAATGATGATCCGCAGCCCAGCGAGGATGAAGCGATCCTGGCCAGGGCGCTCGGGCGCCGTGTCGCCGATATCGCGCGGCGGCTGGCCTGA
- a CDS encoding asparaginase domain-containing protein, giving the protein MEDLLIVTTGGTIDKIYFDDKSDYQIGDPQIGMILRELGVTFRFNVIPILRKDSLHISDDDRELIRATIAAQPTRHVLVTHGTDSMVATGKVLATIADKTIVMTGALSPARFRGSDAEFNIGCAIGAVQSMPHGVYIAMNGRIWDPQSVRKNVAENRFEAA; this is encoded by the coding sequence ATGGAAGACCTCCTGATCGTCACCACCGGTGGCACGATCGACAAGATCTATTTCGATGACAAGTCGGATTACCAGATCGGCGATCCGCAGATCGGCATGATCCTGCGCGAGCTGGGCGTGACGTTCCGCTTCAATGTCATCCCGATCCTGCGCAAGGACTCGCTGCACATCAGCGACGACGACCGCGAGCTGATCCGCGCGACCATCGCCGCGCAGCCTACCCGGCACGTGCTGGTCACCCACGGCACCGATTCCATGGTGGCCACCGGCAAGGTGCTGGCCACCATTGCGGACAAGACCATCGTGATGACCGGTGCACTGAGCCCGGCCCGCTTCCGCGGGTCGGACGCAGAGTTCAACATCGGTTGCGCGATCGGCGCGGTGCAGTCCATGCCCCATGGCGTCTACATCGCGATGAACGGCCGCATCTGGGATCCGCAGAGCGTGCGCAAGAACGTGGCGGAAAACCGCTTCGAAGCGGCCTGA
- a CDS encoding S8 family peptidase gives MTMKLPSKKTVLSLVISSLLAAACSASAVAGDVDTSGLEQPEPQQQFIVHLRGGRSLQHSESTMQAALGRAGSRLRLGTGDMRVLRQMAAGPMVVRAERALDRAEAGAWMAAMARDPDVDHVQVDRILQPALDPNDTRLNEQWGFSSSNASLNVRQAWDKATGAGQVVAIIDTGRTRHPELDANTLPGYDFISSASMAGDGNGRDDNPDDVGDSQWGSPSSWHGTHVAGTVAAATNNGQGVAGTAFNAKLVHVRVLGKGGGYWSDIADGMVWAAGGSVEGVPRNANPAKVLNLSLGGQGACDRASQAAVDAAIRNGATVVVAAGNSNADVSRFTPASCRGVVAVAATTSRGARASFSNYGAGITLAAPGEGILSTLNTGTTTPEGPGYAVYNGTSMAAPHVAGVVALMQSAADGKLTPDQVVGILKTTARPLPGACSQGCGAGIANAKGAVDSALEAATR, from the coding sequence ATGACCATGAAACTACCTTCCAAGAAAACGGTGCTGTCCCTTGTCATCTCCAGCCTGCTGGCGGCTGCGTGCAGCGCATCGGCCGTTGCTGGCGATGTGGATACAAGCGGCCTGGAGCAGCCGGAGCCTCAACAGCAGTTCATCGTCCACCTGCGCGGAGGACGTTCACTGCAGCACAGTGAAAGCACGATGCAGGCGGCACTGGGCCGTGCCGGATCGCGGCTGCGCTTGGGAACCGGCGACATGAGGGTGCTGCGGCAGATGGCCGCCGGGCCCATGGTGGTGCGTGCCGAGCGGGCGCTGGATCGTGCCGAGGCCGGCGCATGGATGGCGGCGATGGCCCGTGATCCTGACGTGGACCATGTGCAGGTGGACCGCATCCTGCAGCCCGCGCTGGATCCCAACGACACGCGTCTGAACGAGCAATGGGGGTTTTCCAGCAGCAACGCATCACTCAACGTGCGGCAGGCCTGGGACAAGGCGACCGGCGCCGGGCAGGTGGTGGCGATCATCGATACCGGACGCACCCGACATCCGGAGCTGGACGCCAATACGCTCCCCGGATACGACTTCATTAGCAGTGCGAGCATGGCAGGCGACGGCAATGGCCGCGACGACAACCCGGATGACGTCGGCGACAGTCAGTGGGGCTCGCCGTCCAGCTGGCATGGAACCCATGTCGCTGGCACCGTTGCTGCAGCCACCAACAACGGGCAAGGCGTGGCCGGAACGGCCTTCAATGCCAAGCTGGTGCATGTCCGCGTCCTCGGCAAGGGAGGCGGCTACTGGTCCGACATCGCCGATGGCATGGTCTGGGCCGCAGGGGGTAGCGTCGAAGGCGTTCCGCGCAATGCAAACCCCGCCAAGGTGTTGAACCTTTCGCTGGGCGGGCAGGGGGCCTGCGATCGTGCTTCGCAGGCTGCCGTGGACGCCGCGATCCGGAACGGGGCAACCGTCGTTGTAGCGGCAGGAAACAGCAATGCGGATGTATCACGGTTCACGCCGGCCAGCTGCCGCGGCGTGGTAGCGGTAGCGGCCACGACCTCGCGCGGTGCGCGGGCCAGTTTCTCCAACTATGGCGCGGGGATCACCTTGGCGGCGCCCGGGGAGGGCATCCTCTCCACGCTCAATACCGGCACCACGACACCGGAGGGGCCGGGCTACGCGGTCTACAACGGCACCTCGATGGCAGCTCCGCACGTTGCCGGTGTGGTGGCGCTGATGCAATCGGCGGCTGATGGCAAGCTTACCCCTGACCAAGTCGTTGGCATTCTCAAGACGACGGCACGGCCGCTGCCGGGAGCCTGCAGTCAAGGCTGCGGTGCCGGTATCGCCAACGCGAAGGGTGCAGTAGACAGCGCACTGGAAGCCGCTACCCGCTAG
- the ppk2 gene encoding polyphosphate kinase 2: MGKLKRKAYNALLEPMQLELATMARWVQVTGQRVLVLFEGRDTAGKGGAIQAISEHLNPRQCRVVALPKPTDREATQWYFQRYTSHLPAAGEIVLMDRSWYNRAGVEHVMGYCSDAQYRQFLQQAPVFEQLLVDDGIVLFKYWLAVDQAQQEERFAERHLDPLKGWKLSPVDLQSRDKYEAYTKAREAMLQATHRTHAPWTLVDFNDQRAGRLTLVRDLLDRLPDTHLDEALPDLPALHGKLHREHYGELKPIPPVV; the protein is encoded by the coding sequence ATGGGCAAGCTCAAGCGCAAGGCGTACAACGCCCTGCTGGAACCGATGCAACTGGAACTGGCGACGATGGCCCGCTGGGTCCAGGTGACCGGGCAGCGCGTCCTGGTGCTGTTCGAAGGCCGCGATACCGCGGGCAAGGGCGGGGCCATCCAGGCGATCAGCGAACACCTCAACCCGCGCCAGTGCCGGGTCGTTGCCTTGCCGAAGCCAACCGACCGCGAAGCCACGCAGTGGTATTTCCAGCGCTACACCAGCCATCTGCCTGCGGCGGGTGAGATCGTGCTGATGGACCGCAGCTGGTACAACCGCGCTGGCGTCGAGCACGTGATGGGCTACTGCAGCGACGCGCAATACCGGCAGTTCCTGCAACAGGCACCGGTGTTCGAACAACTGCTGGTGGACGATGGCATCGTACTGTTCAAGTACTGGCTGGCCGTCGACCAGGCACAGCAGGAGGAGCGCTTCGCCGAGCGTCACCTCGACCCCCTGAAGGGCTGGAAACTGTCGCCGGTGGACCTGCAGTCACGCGACAAGTACGAGGCCTACACCAAAGCCCGTGAGGCCATGCTGCAGGCCACCCATCGCACACACGCGCCCTGGACACTGGTGGATTTCAACGACCAGCGCGCGGGTCGGCTGACCCTGGTGCGCGACCTGCTGGACCGCCTGCCCGATACCCACCTCGATGAGGCCCTGCCCGACCTGCCAGCCTTGCACGGCAAACTGCATCGCGAGCACTACGGCGAGTTGAAGCCGATCCCGCCGGTGGTCTGA
- a CDS encoding NAD(P)(+) transhydrogenase (Re/Si-specific) subunit beta: protein MNISTPELLDWLVKASYLVAATLFLLGLQRMASPVTARSGIRWAGVGMLLATVATFFLPELHNIPLILVALALGGGLAWWSAGKVAITDMPQMVALYNGMGGGSAAAIGAVELLRWSALANRDTTHWSAQALADLAARQPSAIVIALAVTGAAIGAVSLSGSVIAWAKLDGRLDKRVTWPGQQALNLIVALAVVILGIVAATTLSSWAIVAFFVLALALGVLMTLPIGGADMPVVISLYNAFTGLAVSFEGYVLGNEALIIAGMMVGAAGILLTRLMAKAMNRPISNVLFSNFGGNAGGEAQEITGAQKPIDASDVAAMMAYAERVVVVPGYGMAVAQAQHKIWELAQRLIARGVKVKFAIHPVAGRMPGHMNVLLAEAGVPYDLIADMDDINPEFPNTDVVLVIGANDVVNPVARTDPASPIYGMPILDVVNARNVVVIKRGRGTGFAGIENALFYADNTRMLYGDGAAAASSLVSELKALDGGH from the coding sequence GTGAACATCAGTACTCCTGAGCTGCTCGACTGGCTGGTCAAGGCCAGCTACCTCGTCGCTGCCACCCTGTTCCTGCTCGGCCTGCAGCGCATGGCATCGCCGGTGACCGCGCGCAGCGGCATCCGCTGGGCGGGCGTGGGCATGCTGCTGGCCACGGTGGCGACGTTCTTCCTGCCTGAGCTGCACAACATCCCGCTGATCCTGGTTGCGCTGGCGTTGGGGGGCGGGCTGGCGTGGTGGTCGGCTGGCAAGGTCGCCATCACCGACATGCCGCAGATGGTGGCGCTGTACAACGGCATGGGCGGTGGCTCGGCCGCGGCCATCGGCGCGGTGGAGCTGCTGCGCTGGTCAGCGCTGGCCAACCGCGATACCACGCACTGGAGCGCGCAGGCGCTGGCCGATCTGGCCGCGCGCCAGCCGTCGGCAATTGTCATCGCCTTGGCGGTGACCGGTGCGGCGATCGGCGCGGTGTCGCTGTCCGGTTCGGTGATTGCCTGGGCGAAGCTGGACGGTCGCTTGGACAAGCGGGTCACCTGGCCGGGGCAGCAGGCGCTGAACCTGATCGTGGCGCTGGCCGTGGTGATCCTGGGCATCGTAGCGGCGACCACGCTGAGCAGCTGGGCGATCGTGGCCTTCTTCGTGCTGGCGCTCGCACTGGGCGTTCTGATGACGCTGCCGATCGGCGGCGCGGACATGCCGGTGGTGATCTCGCTGTACAACGCGTTCACCGGCCTGGCGGTGTCCTTTGAAGGGTATGTGCTGGGCAACGAAGCCCTGATCATTGCGGGCATGATGGTCGGCGCGGCGGGCATCCTGCTGACGCGGTTGATGGCCAAGGCCATGAACCGGCCGATCAGCAACGTGCTGTTTTCCAACTTCGGCGGCAACGCCGGGGGCGAGGCGCAGGAAATCACCGGCGCGCAGAAGCCGATCGATGCGTCAGACGTGGCGGCGATGATGGCCTATGCCGAACGGGTGGTGGTGGTGCCGGGGTATGGCATGGCGGTGGCGCAGGCCCAGCACAAGATCTGGGAACTGGCGCAGCGGCTGATCGCACGCGGCGTGAAAGTGAAATTCGCCATCCATCCGGTCGCTGGCCGCATGCCTGGCCACATGAACGTGCTGCTGGCCGAAGCCGGTGTGCCGTACGACCTGATCGCGGACATGGATGACATCAATCCGGAGTTCCCCAACACCGATGTGGTGCTGGTGATCGGCGCCAACGACGTGGTGAACCCGGTGGCGCGCACCGATCCGGCAAGCCCGATCTACGGCATGCCGATCCTGGACGTGGTGAACGCGCGCAACGTGGTGGTGATCAAGCGCGGCCGCGGGACGGGGTTTGCGGGGATCGAGAATGCGCTGTTCTATGCGGACAACACGCGGATGCTGTACGGCGATGGCGCAGCGGCGGCGAGCAGCCTGGTCAGCGAATTGAAGGCGCTGGATGGCGGGCACTAG
- a CDS encoding DUF2069 domain-containing protein: MGASMARIVLLLALMGLAALYASWFINDRHWLAAQLVFTAPPLALAIALRLGWRKAGFWSSVLALGWFSHGVMSAWSHPEIRVLALVAILLSLLVIFAASLPGLRARFSRRRP; this comes from the coding sequence ATGGGCGCCTCGATGGCCCGCATCGTCCTGCTGCTGGCGCTGATGGGCCTGGCCGCCCTGTATGCCAGCTGGTTCATCAACGACCGCCATTGGCTGGCGGCGCAATTGGTGTTCACCGCCCCGCCGCTGGCATTGGCCATCGCCCTGCGCCTGGGGTGGCGCAAGGCCGGCTTCTGGTCGTCCGTACTCGCCCTAGGCTGGTTCAGCCATGGGGTGATGAGTGCCTGGAGCCACCCCGAAATCCGGGTGCTGGCGCTGGTCGCGATCCTGCTTTCACTGCTGGTCATCTTCGCCGCCAGCCTGCCGGGGCTGCGTGCCCGGTTCAGTCGGCGTCGTCCCTGA
- the sufT gene encoding putative Fe-S cluster assembly protein SufT, which yields MYSRSSEPVHFERDCEAVMVPQGETVTLPAGSYGYITQALGGSYTVFVEGNLFRIAGKDGDAIGKEAPAPLELPDDASDEQVEQLVWQQLRTCFDPEIPFNIVDLGLVYEVDLKHLDDGRREVDVKMTLTAPGCGMGDILVDDVRSKLEIIPTVAQADVELVFDPPWGRHMMSESARLETGML from the coding sequence ATGTACTCCCGCAGCAGTGAACCAGTCCACTTCGAACGCGACTGCGAGGCCGTCATGGTCCCGCAGGGCGAAACGGTGACCCTGCCCGCCGGCAGCTATGGCTACATCACCCAGGCCCTGGGTGGCAGCTATACGGTGTTCGTCGAAGGCAATCTTTTCCGCATCGCCGGCAAGGATGGCGATGCCATCGGCAAGGAAGCCCCCGCTCCGCTGGAGCTGCCTGACGACGCCAGCGATGAACAGGTCGAACAGCTGGTGTGGCAGCAGCTGCGCACCTGCTTCGATCCGGAGATCCCGTTCAACATCGTGGATCTGGGTCTGGTCTACGAAGTGGACCTGAAGCATCTGGACGACGGCCGCCGCGAGGTGGACGTCAAGATGACCCTGACCGCACCCGGCTGCGGCATGGGCGACATCTTGGTCGATGACGTGCGCAGCAAGCTGGAAATCATTCCGACCGTGGCGCAGGCCGACGTGGAGCTGGTGTTCGACCCGCCATGGGGCCGCCACATGATGTCCGAGTCGGCGCGTCTGGAAACCGGCATGCTCTGA
- a CDS encoding branched-chain amino acid aminotransferase, whose product MSQSNLSFDVTRSAHPRSADERAAILEKPGFGLHFTDHMVEVRWDKDTGWHNANVRPYGPLLLDPAAAVLHYGQEIFEGIKAYRHADGSVWTFRPDANGRRLQRSAQRLALPELPVDIFVESLKQLVALDKDWVPSADESSLYFRPFMIGDEAFLGVRGAHKAGYYVIASPAGPYFAKGVAPVAIWLSTEYARAAKGGTGAAKCGGNYAASLLPQQKAQAQGCSQVLFLDPTEGKYLEELGGMNVFLVYKDGTLVTPQLSGSILEGITRESILQLARDRGMKVEERKVSIDEWKQGVASGEITEVFACGTAAVVTPIGQLKGEGFEVGDITAPAGEVTLSLRKELTDIQYGRLPDRHGWLVKLA is encoded by the coding sequence GTGTCCCAGTCCAACCTCAGCTTCGACGTCACCCGCTCGGCCCACCCGCGCAGCGCCGATGAGCGCGCCGCCATCCTGGAAAAGCCGGGTTTCGGCCTGCACTTCACCGACCACATGGTGGAAGTGCGCTGGGACAAGGACACCGGCTGGCACAACGCCAATGTGCGCCCGTACGGTCCGCTGCTGCTGGATCCGGCTGCCGCCGTGCTGCATTACGGCCAGGAAATCTTCGAGGGCATCAAGGCATACCGCCATGCCGACGGCTCGGTGTGGACCTTCCGTCCCGACGCCAATGGTCGCCGCCTGCAGCGCTCGGCGCAGCGCCTGGCGCTGCCGGAGCTGCCGGTCGACATCTTCGTTGAATCGCTGAAGCAGCTGGTGGCGCTGGACAAGGACTGGGTGCCGTCGGCTGACGAATCCAGCCTGTACTTCCGTCCGTTCATGATCGGCGACGAGGCCTTCCTTGGCGTGCGCGGCGCGCACAAGGCCGGCTACTACGTGATTGCCAGCCCGGCCGGTCCCTACTTCGCCAAGGGCGTGGCGCCGGTCGCCATCTGGTTGTCCACCGAGTACGCGCGTGCGGCCAAGGGCGGCACCGGCGCCGCCAAGTGCGGCGGCAACTACGCCGCTTCGCTGCTGCCGCAGCAGAAGGCGCAGGCACAGGGCTGTTCCCAGGTGCTGTTCCTGGACCCGACCGAAGGCAAGTACCTGGAAGAGCTGGGCGGCATGAATGTCTTCCTGGTCTACAAGGACGGCACCCTGGTGACCCCGCAGCTGTCGGGCAGCATCCTGGAAGGCATCACCCGCGAAAGCATCCTGCAGTTGGCGCGCGACCGTGGCATGAAGGTCGAGGAGCGCAAGGTCAGCATCGACGAGTGGAAGCAGGGCGTGGCCTCCGGTGAGATCACCGAGGTGTTCGCCTGCGGTACCGCTGCGGTGGTGACGCCGATCGGCCAGTTGAAGGGCGAAGGTTTCGAAGTGGGTGACATCACCGCACCGGCCGGTGAAGTGACGCTGTCACTTCGTAAAGAGCTGACCGACATCCAGTACGGTCGCTTGCCGGACCGCCATGGCTGGCTGGTCAAGCTGGCCTGA
- a CDS encoding S8 family peptidase, with amino-acid sequence MSQVSQPRLRQRALVVMGVSVLGSLLLVTPAFAGDVHLSGLASAPSHKQFIVKYREGSAPLATRTALATSLKAAATGLNVSQGRALGLQEVRRLAIGPTVVRADQALDAAQAELLMRKLAADPNVEYVEVDQIMRPTLVPNDARLGEQWGFGTSNASINVRPAWDKATGTGVVVAVIDTGITNHPDLNANILPGYDFISDAAMARDGGGRDSNANDEGDWYAANECGAGYPASNSSWHGTHVAGTVAAVTNNSTGVAGTAFNAKVVPVRVLGKCGGYTSDIADAIVWASGGTVSGVPANANPAEVINMSLGGGGSCSTTYQNAINGAVGRGTTVVVAAGNDAVNVSSAVPANCANVIAVAATTSTGAKASFSNFGAGIDISAPGQGILSTLNTGTTVPASPTYASYNGTSMAAPHVAGVVALVQSVAPTPLSPAQVETIIKNTARALPGACSGGCGAGIINADAAVTAALGGGGGNPNPGTGTVLQNNVAVSGLSAASGAALSYTVTVPSGATQLRVAISGGSGDADLYVRQGSAPTDTVYTCRPYLSGNNETCTINSPAAGTWHVRIKAYSTFSGLTVRAQY; translated from the coding sequence ATGTCCCAGGTTTCGCAACCGCGTTTGCGTCAGCGTGCATTGGTCGTGATGGGAGTGTCCGTGCTTGGCTCCCTGCTCCTCGTCACCCCGGCCTTCGCCGGCGATGTCCATCTCAGCGGGCTGGCCTCCGCCCCCAGCCATAAGCAGTTCATCGTGAAATATCGCGAGGGCAGCGCGCCGCTGGCTACGCGCACCGCGCTGGCCACCTCGCTCAAGGCGGCGGCCACTGGCCTGAATGTCAGCCAGGGCCGGGCGCTGGGGCTGCAGGAAGTGCGTCGATTGGCCATCGGCCCAACCGTCGTGCGTGCCGACCAGGCACTGGATGCCGCGCAGGCTGAGCTGCTGATGCGCAAGCTTGCCGCCGACCCCAACGTGGAATACGTGGAAGTCGACCAGATCATGCGCCCGACGCTGGTGCCCAACGATGCGCGGCTCGGCGAGCAGTGGGGCTTCGGCACCTCCAATGCCTCCATCAACGTGCGCCCAGCCTGGGACAAGGCCACCGGCACCGGGGTGGTCGTGGCGGTGATCGATACCGGCATCACCAACCATCCGGACCTCAACGCCAACATCCTGCCCGGCTATGACTTCATCAGCGATGCGGCGATGGCGCGCGACGGCGGCGGCCGCGACAGCAACGCCAACGACGAGGGTGACTGGTACGCGGCCAATGAGTGCGGCGCGGGCTACCCGGCCTCCAATTCAAGCTGGCACGGCACCCACGTGGCCGGCACCGTTGCGGCGGTAACCAACAACAGCACCGGGGTGGCGGGCACGGCCTTCAATGCGAAGGTGGTTCCGGTGCGTGTGCTGGGCAAGTGCGGCGGCTACACCTCCGATATCGCCGATGCCATTGTCTGGGCCTCGGGCGGTACCGTCAGCGGGGTGCCGGCCAACGCCAACCCGGCAGAAGTGATCAACATGTCACTCGGCGGGGGCGGCAGCTGCTCTACCACCTACCAGAACGCGATCAACGGCGCGGTCGGTCGGGGCACCACGGTGGTGGTTGCTGCAGGCAACGACGCCGTCAACGTCTCTTCGGCGGTGCCGGCGAACTGCGCCAACGTGATCGCGGTGGCCGCGACCACCAGCACCGGCGCGAAGGCCAGCTTCTCCAACTTTGGTGCCGGCATCGATATTTCCGCGCCGGGCCAAGGCATCCTTTCCACGCTCAATACCGGCACCACCGTGCCGGCCAGCCCCACCTACGCCTCGTACAACGGTACGTCGATGGCGGCCCCGCACGTGGCCGGCGTGGTCGCGCTGGTGCAGTCGGTCGCCCCGACGCCGCTGTCGCCGGCGCAGGTGGAAACCATCATCAAAAACACCGCGCGTGCGTTGCCCGGCGCCTGCTCCGGCGGCTGCGGCGCAGGCATCATCAACGCCGATGCGGCGGTCACCGCTGCACTGGGTGGCGGTGGCGGCAATCCGAATCCGGGCACCGGCACCGTGCTGCAGAACAACGTGGCGGTGAGCGGTCTGTCGGCCGCATCGGGCGCGGCATTGAGCTACACCGTGACCGTGCCCAGCGGTGCCACGCAGTTGCGGGTGGCGATCAGTGGCGGCAGTGGCGATGCGGATCTGTACGTCCGCCAAGGCAGTGCGCCGACCGACACCGTGTACACCTGCCGGCCGTACCTGAGCGGCAACAATGAAACCTGCACCATCAACAGCCCCGCAGCCGGAACCTGGCATGTGCGGATCAAGGCCTACAGCACCTTCTCCGGATTGACGGTGCGCGCGCAGTACTGA
- a CDS encoding TlpA disulfide reductase family protein, whose product MKVNVLVVACAALLLGACKPAAEPASDAAPAASAPTAQETPATPPDPDAALGEGDGAAPAERVTAEFPTLKVKTIDGADYDLAAHRGKWVVVNFWATWCAPCRKEMPELSALHAMRSQIEVVGLAYEEIEPADMQAFLKTRPVTYPIAIVDPYAPPADFATPRGLPLTHLIDPQGKLAHSFVGPVTAADIEARIAGKS is encoded by the coding sequence ATGAAAGTAAACGTACTGGTCGTGGCCTGCGCCGCGCTGCTGCTGGGCGCTTGCAAGCCCGCCGCCGAGCCGGCATCCGATGCAGCGCCTGCCGCGTCTGCGCCGACCGCGCAGGAAACACCCGCGACGCCGCCCGATCCGGACGCGGCGCTGGGTGAAGGGGACGGGGCTGCGCCAGCCGAACGGGTCACCGCCGAGTTCCCCACGTTGAAGGTAAAGACCATCGACGGAGCGGACTATGACCTGGCCGCGCACCGCGGCAAGTGGGTGGTCGTCAACTTCTGGGCGACCTGGTGCGCGCCTTGCCGCAAGGAAATGCCGGAGCTGTCCGCGCTGCATGCGATGCGCAGCCAGATCGAGGTCGTGGGCCTGGCGTACGAAGAGATCGAGCCGGCCGATATGCAGGCCTTCCTGAAGACACGACCGGTGACCTATCCGATCGCCATTGTCGATCCGTACGCCCCGCCGGCCGATTTCGCCACGCCGCGTGGCCTGCCGCTGACCCACCTGATCGATCCGCAGGGCAAGCTGGCGCACTCCTTCGTGGGCCCGGTCACCGCCGCGGACATCGAAGCGCGCATCGCCGGCAAGTCCTGA